In a single window of the Streptacidiphilus sp. P02-A3a genome:
- a CDS encoding TetR/AcrR family transcriptional regulator — MTEKSPAPRRLRADAQRNLDALIEAAKEVFDTTGVDAPAKEITDLAGVGVGTLYRHFPLRSDLVKAVVESGIDAVAAAGPELSANHRPDEALAEWLRRYTRLLGTKRGLAPALHSGDPAYQGLSGYFMDKACPALAALLEAAVADGVVRADVSARDLLYAVANLCMPVPGQEPDYNQRMVALLIDGLRTPHPGSLSSGGRGH; from the coding sequence ATGACCGAGAAGTCGCCAGCGCCCCGTCGCCTGCGCGCGGACGCGCAGCGCAACCTGGACGCCCTGATCGAGGCCGCGAAGGAGGTCTTCGACACGACCGGGGTCGACGCCCCCGCCAAGGAGATCACCGACCTGGCCGGAGTCGGCGTCGGCACCCTCTACCGTCACTTCCCGCTGCGCTCGGACCTGGTCAAGGCAGTCGTGGAGAGCGGAATCGACGCAGTCGCCGCAGCGGGGCCCGAACTCAGCGCCAACCACCGGCCCGACGAGGCGCTCGCCGAGTGGCTGCGCCGGTACACCCGACTCCTGGGCACCAAACGAGGGCTGGCTCCCGCCCTTCACTCCGGCGACCCCGCGTACCAGGGCCTGTCCGGCTACTTCATGGACAAGGCCTGCCCGGCTCTGGCGGCGCTGCTGGAAGCCGCCGTGGCAGACGGAGTGGTACGCGCCGACGTCAGCGCCCGTGACCTCCTCTATGCCGTCGCCAACCTCTGCATGCCGGTGCCGGGACAGGAACCCGACTACAACCAGCGCATGGTCGCCCTGCTCATCGACGGACTGCGCACCCCGCACCCCGGCTCTCTGTCGTCCGGCGGACGGGGGCACTGA